A genomic window from Zalophus californianus isolate mZalCal1 chromosome 13, mZalCal1.pri.v2, whole genome shotgun sequence includes:
- the LOC118356183 gene encoding endogenous retrovirus group K member 10 Gag polyprotein-like, producing the protein MGQSQSASHAYFLRTLRVLLAERGHKVSSSTLQEFFRNIEDLCPWFPPEGTANPEDWRRVGQEMKNQIKLRGSGALPPNTMGLWSHICEILEPQQKIELISLKSWVEDEEKDPIKVPLTPTGVSSFEILGNDANLPAQDPFPPPPPPMPLAGKAPRAQSGGDEFGDDDVYLDDDPILTMPTSLKSVLPAVTTSGQGINSMTKCTQTSTLQAFPIMTNQQSAAKSSVSNISPLQRTLLTAQQAGEDVGEFNAYPVTLQGGQRTYTALNFKMLKDLKAACSQYGATAPFTLSMMENLTREALCPGDWKVVARACLNGGDYLLWKAEFEEKCNNLAIYNRRTQIPVTYEMLAGTGAYYEVGNQIHFPEIAYAQINEAVLTAWKKLPTTGTRTEELSKIRQGPDERYQDFVSRLLQAVSRIVVDGEAGTIIVKQLAFENANSACQAAIRPWKSTGTLEEFLRLCADIGPSYVQGVTLAAALREIPPQQLHSQLLKKQKGKSGPTTT; encoded by the coding sequence ATGGGACAAAGTCAGTCCGCTAGTCATGCATATTTTCTGCGGACCCTGCGGGTTTTATTGGCAGAGAGAGGGCATAAGGTGTCTTCCTCCACACTGCAGGAATTTTTCAGGAACATAGAAGACTTGTGCCCTTGGTTCCCACCAGAAGGAACAGCAAACCCAGAGGATTGGAGACGGGTGGGCCAagagatgaaaaatcaaataaagttgCGGGGCTCCGGTGCCTTGCCGCCCAATACAATGGGCCTTTGGTCTCATATTTGTGAAATCCTGGAGCCACAACAAAAAATTGAGctgatatctttaaaatcatgggttgaagatgaggaaaaagatcCTATTAAAGTACCCCTGACTCCCACTGGGGTGTCCTCTTTTGAGATCCTGGGCAATGATGCTAACTTACCCGCCCAGgaccctttccctcctccaccaccgCCTATGCCCTTGGCGGGGAAAGCCCCTAGGGCTCAGAGTGGTGGGGATGAATTTGGCGACGATGATGTTTATCTCGATGATGACCCCATTCTGACTATGCCCACATCATTGAAATCGGTCCTGCCTGCAGTCACAACCTCTGGTCAAGGGATTAATTCCATGACTAAGTGCACTCAAACTAGCACGCTGCAGGCTTTTCCCATTATGACCAATCAGCAAAGCGCTGCCAAGTCCTCTGTGTCCAACATTAGCCCTTTACAGAGAACTTTACTAACAGCGCAGCAAGCGGGAGAGGACGTGGGAGAGTTTAATGCCTACCCAGTAACCTTACAGGGAGGCCAACGGACATATACtgccctaaattttaaaatgttaaaagacttaAAGGCTGCCTGTAGTCAGTACGGGGCCACTGCTCCCTTTACCCTATCTATGATGGAAAACCTTACCAGAGAAGCTCTTTGCCCAGGAGATTGGAAGGTTGTTGCCCGGGCTTGCCTTAATGGGGGAGATTATTTGTTGTGGAAGGCCGAATTCGAGGAGAAGTGTAACAATCTGGCTATCTATAACAGAAGGACCCAAATCCCTGTCACATATGAGATGTTGGCTGGTACTGGAGCTTATTATGAAGTGGGTAACCAAATACATTTCCCTGAGATTGCCTATGCTCAAATCAATGAGGCTGTTTTGACTGCATGGAAAAAGTTACCGACCACTGGCACAAGGACAGAAGAGTTATCTAAAATAAGACAGGGACCCGATGAACGTTATCAAGATTTTGTTTCACGGCTGTTACAAGCCGTGAGTAGGATTGTTGTAGATGGGGAGGCAGGAACTATTATAGTGAAGCAGCTAGCCTTTGAGAATGCCAATTCAGCATGTCAGGCGGCCATAAGGCCTTGGAAGTCCACGGGCACCCTTGAGGAATTTTTGCGGCTGTGTGCAGACATTGGTCCCAGTTATGTACAAGGAGTGACCTTGGCAGCAGCCCTTCGAGAAATTCCTCCACAGCAGCTACATTCAcaacttcttaaaaaacaaaagggaaagtcAGGCCCCACAACTACCTGA